From Azotosporobacter soli:
AGTTCTTCGGTCGAAAAACTCTGCCCGCCAGACTGCTTGATGCGATGCCATACCGTTTGCAGCGTCTTGCGGTCGATGCCTTTCGGGACTTGTTGAGGAAAGGATTGCTCTTTGCGCTGGCGCAGCTGATCGACGTCGGATTGACGGACCGTGGGTTGGCTGGTTACCGCGGTTGCCCACTCCCGGTAGGCGTTGAGCGATTCCTGCAGCCGTTCGAACTCAAAAGGCTTGATCAGATAATCGACTGCGCCGAGGCGCGTCGCGGCGAGGATGTGTTTTTGATCGCAGGCGGCCGAGACGACGATCGCGTCAGTCGGCAGCCCTTGCAGGCGAATGGCCGTCAGCAGTTCGATCCCGGTCTTGCCCGGCATGAAGATATCCAAAAGAACCAGGTCGATATCATGTTCTTTGAGCAGAGCGAGCGCTTCGTCGCCGGAACGGGCGACCGCGACGACCTGAAAGCCTTCGACCAGAGCGACATATTGTTTGTTGAATTCCGCGACCATCGGATCGTCTTCGACAATGAGTACGTTAATCAATCTCGGGACCTCCTTTTTCCGGATAAGGCAGTTGGACGACAAAGGTCGTACCGTTTGCATCACTGCGTTCGATCTGAATGTTGCCGCCAAGGCGAAGAGCGCTGTTCAGCGCCAGATGCAAACCGATGCCGCGGTTTGGCCCTTTGCTGGAAAAGCCATGGTCGAAGATGCGCGGCTGCATCGCAAGCGGAATGCCGGGGCCGCTGTCGGAAATACGAGCGGTCAGGCAGGCGTCTTGATGCGTCAGTTCAAGGCGGATATTCTTTTCATCGGCGTCTTGCAGTGCTTCCATCGCATTATCGATCAGATTACCGAGGATTGTGATCAGATCATGCACGGTCTCTTCCGAGGCCGCCTCCGGCAGGCTCGACGCTTCCTGCAGCTGCAAAAGAACGTTGAGTTCGCGGCCGCGGCTGATCTTGCCCAGGATGAAACCGGCCAGGACAGGGTCTTTGATGCGCCGGATCACCGAACCGACTTCGACCTGATAATGCTGTGCGATCTGTGAGACATAGGGCTGGATATGGTCGAATTTTCCTAAACGAACCATGCCGAGAATGACATGCAGTTTGTTCATGAATTCATGCGTCTGCGAGCGCAGCGCTTCGGCGTAGTTTTGAATGCCGACCAGTTTCTGCGCGAGCGTTGTGATCTCGGTCATGTCGCGGAAGGTCGAAATCGCGCCGACGATCCGGCCGGAAACGCGCACCGGAACGCGGTTGGTCAGCCAGGTCACGCCGTGCAGATTCTGTTCATGATCATATTCAGGATTCCCGTTGACCAATACTTCATACAGGCGGGTATTGGGGATGCATTCCTCGACGTTTTCACCGCGAATGTCATGCCGGATGCCGACCGCGGCGAGCAATTTCATCGCGGCCGAATTGACCAGCGTAACGCGCCCCTCGCCGTCGATCGCGATCATACCTTCACGCGTAGCCTGCAGCATCGCATTTCGTTCTTCGAGCAGCTGTGCGATTTCCGAAGGTTCCAGACCGAACATCGCTTTTTTGATATGGTTGGCCAGCAGCAATGCGCCGCTCAGGCCGACGAACATGCCGAGATAAATGCCGACAAAGACGCCGGCCCGGCTTACGTCGACGGCCTGCTCGACTTCGTTCAGCAGGATGCCGACCAGAACGACGCCGATCTGGCGTCCGTCCGGGCCGAAGACCGGAACGAAGGTGCGCAGCGAAGGGCCGAGCGAGCCGCTGGCGGTGGAGATGGTTTCCTGGCCGGCGAACGCGGGATCGGCGTCCGACAGTTCATAGACCTTGCCGATGTTTTCCGGATCGGGGTGCGATTTTCGCACGCGGTTCATGTCCATGACGGTGACGAACTGGACATTGGCCTTCTTAAGAATCCGGTTGGCGAAAATTTGAATATCCCCTTCGTCGTCAAGTCCCGAGAGGCACTCGATGACGGTGATGGAATTGGCCATGATGCTGGCCACCATCCGGGAACGGTCGACCAGTTCCTGATGCGTGTTGGCGGCGACCTGTTTGGAGACGATCAGGTCGGTGACCATCAGCGAAAAGGCGACGACGAGGCAGACGAAAAGACCGATCGTTACATTCAGCTTCAGGCGTTTCTTATGGTGCGGCATCGATGCGTCCTTTCTTCGTCGGCATGAAATTGCGCGAGTCGCTCGTTTGCGCGGAAACCGACAAGTGGAGAATAATGGCGAAAAACGTCAATATAGGCAAAAAGCTTCGCCGCATAAAAGCGAAATCCTGCTGCGATGCTTGGCATGCCGTTTGACGACGTCTTAAAAGGAAACGGGCAGACAATGGCTGTGAAAGGGTGAATACGGCGTTCAAACGGATTCGACAAAGTGCAGAAATTTGTTTTACAATGGAGATAGTCTTGGCAACAGTCGAGACGAAAAAGGAGGAGTTTCATGAAACGATATTTGAAATACGGCATTGCAATGGTGCTGGGCTTATTGCTATTTATCCCGGCAACATCGCAGGCCAGTGAAGCGAAGACGATCACGGTGCAGGGACAGGCGCAGTTTTATCTGCAGCCGGATCGCGCCGACATCGAGATTGCGGTGCAAAGTAATGGCGCGACGCTTGCGGAAGCGCAAAACGAAAACGCGAGAATCGCGCAAGCGGTGCAAAACAAGCTGCTGGCGCTTGGCGTAGAGCGCGACCAGATCCAGACCTCGCACTTCAATGTATACCCGGTCTATAGCGATGCAAATGGCCACCGGCCGGGCGAAATTTCCGGCTATCAGGTCAGCAATGCCGTGTCGGTAAAGCTACAGGATGTTGCTTTGGTAGGGCCTGTCATTGACGGTGCATTGTCTTCCGGCGCTACGCAAATTTCCAATTTGCGTTTTGGCAAAAAGGATGAAATGCATTGGAAGCAAAGCGCGCTGCAATCGGCAGTGAAGGATGCGATGGGCAAAGCGGAAGCAATTGCCGGTGCACTTAATCGGCCGATTATTGGGCCGCTCTCAGTAAGCGAATCGTCGGTTCATTTCGGCGGCAATGAAAACACGCGAGACTATATGATGTTTAAGGCCAGTGCCATGCGTGAAAGAACTCCGATAGAAACCGGTTTGATTCAAGTGCAGGCTACGGTGAATCTGGTAGTTGAAATCTAGTTCCTGTCAAGAGAAGAATCCTGGGGAGGATGCCAGGCTTCTTCTCTTTTTTTGCGAGCGGACGGAAAACGAATGAAAAGAGCAGGGAAAAAATGTCAGATGTCGAAGTGCTCTAGGAAGAAAGTGGGAGGATGATCGAGAGAAAAAGGAGGTTTACGCATGGGGAGCAAGATGAGTCTGATGAAGAAGATGTTGCTTTGTTTTTCTGCAGTGGTGTTGGTGAGTCTTCTGGCCTTTGCTTTTGTGATATACAGTACGGTTCAGATCGATAAGGCCGTAAACGAGACAAGACAGGAAGCGCTGCCGCGTCTGTTGCAGACGGCGGCGATTGCACGGAACACGGAAAATATGTTTGCGTCACTGCGCGGCTTTCTCCTGTCTGCGGATGCCGTATCGCTCGAGAACTACCGGCGGGTGACCGCAGAGAATGAGAAATTCAGTAAAGAACTGTTGGAAGCGGCGCGGACTGATGAAGGCAAGAAGGTCGTCGGCGAATTGATTGCGATGCAAAAAAGATATGCCGATATCGCGGAAAAACAGGTCATCGTCTTAAAGCAGGCCGGAAAAGACCAGGAAGCAATCGTGCTGATGAATGGCGAACTGACGACGTTGGGACGGGGGCTGCGGCAAAAGGCGAAAGAGTATATGGACCTGCGGGAGAATCAGATCAATAGTGCGATGCTGGCTTCTACGCAGGCCTGCAATGTGGCCAAGAGCGTCGCTTTGGGCGGCGGTGCGCTCAGCGTTCTCTTGGGACTGAGCATCGGCGCGTATACGGCGCGCAATATAGCAAGGAAGATCAGGAGCATGGCGGAGGCGGCAGAACAAATCGCCAAAGGCGATCTGACCGTCGAGATCGAAGCGAAGAGCGGAGATGAGATCGGTCTGCTGGCCGGCTCGCTCGGTTTGATGGTGCACAGTCTGCGGACGCTGGCGAAGGAGATGCGAAACAATGCGGATCATCTGGCGGCTTCTTCACAAGAGCTGATGAGCAGTGCGGAACAATCGGCGGACGCCGCAAACCAGGTAGCGCAATCCGTCACCGATGTGGCGGCCGGCGGCGCGGTGCAGATGACGCGGTCGGCGGAAGCGACGGAAACGGTGCGGCAGATGTCGGGCGGTATCGAGAGCATCGCGGTCAACACCACCAATGTGGCGGAAACTGCCGACCAGACAGCCGGTGCGGCCTATGAAGGAAAAATGGCGGTGGAAAAAGCTGCTGCGCAGATGGACAATATTGAAAAAGTGGTCAATGAATCCGCGCAGATGGTCGGCAGACTGGGCGAGCGTTCCAAGACGATCGGCAAGATCGTCGATACGATTTCCGGCATCGCCTCGCAAACGAACTTGCTCGCGCTCAATGCCGCGATCGAAGCGGCGCGGGCTGGCGAACAGGGACGCGGTTTTGCCGTGGTGGCGGACGAGGTAAGGAAACTGGCGGAACAGTCGCAGGAAGCGGCCAAGCAGATCTCGGATCTGATCAATGAAATCCAAGGCGACACCGAGCTGGCGGTTTCGGCGATGGGAAGCGGAACGCAGGAGGTCAAGCGCGGCACGGAAGTCGTTGCTGCTGCCGGCGTCAGTTTTGAAAAGATCCGGCAGTTGGTCGAAAAGGTTTCGGACGAGATGCGCGACGTGTCCGCCGCGATCGAGGAATTGGCTGGAGGCAGTCAGGCCGTGGTGCAGGCGGTGAGTGAAATCGGTGAAGTGACAAAGGATACCGCGTTGCAGACGGAGACCATCTCCGCGGCATCCGAAGAACAGTCGGCGACGATGGAAGAGATCGCGATCGCCAGCAAGACGCTGGCGAAGATGGCGGAATCGTTGCAAAGCGCTGTCGGGGTGTTCAAGACATGACTGTTTAAAGGAGGGCGCCGGGAGGCGCCCTCCCTTTTTGCGATGCAAAAGGAACGACGCAAGGGGCGGAAGGAAATCACTGGTTTTATATAGAATAGGAAACAAATAAGTTCCTGGGAAATGCCAGGAGAACCGGGCCGACGGGAATCGGTTCTTTTAAGGGGAAATCAGAAACCGGTTACAGCTTTAGCGTGGATCAAACCCGCCATGCGAAAAACGAAGTGAGAGAGAAAGTTCTGCGATGACGCCGTCGTGCAGGCGTCGTCTTTATTATTTGTCATATGATTTTAAAACTTGGCAAGAAAATTGCTTAACATAGCAGCAGAAGAAAAAAGGAAAGCCGGTTAGAGGAGGCTCCTGATGAAGCAGCAATTGATTTTGATTAAAGGAGCGGGCGACATGGCGAGCGGCATCGCTTGCCGCCTGTTTCATAGCGGTTTTTCTGTTGTAATGACGGATCTTGCCGCACCGACGGTCATTCGACGTACGGTCAGTTTTGCTCAGGCGGTATTTGAGGGCAGCATGACGGTGGAAGGGATAAGGGGACGTTTGGCGGTCTTAAGCGAGATTGAAAAAGTAATCAGGGCGGGCGAAATTCCAGTCGTTGTCGATCCGGATGGCGCTGCTGCTGCGCTTTTAAAGCCCTGGGCGGTGGTAGATGCCATTTTGGCAAAAAAAAATCTGGGTACGGAGCGGATGCAGGCGGAGATTGTGATCGGCGTCGGGCCGGGGTTTACGGCCGGTGAGGATGTCGATGCCGTCATCGAAACGAAGCGGGGCCATTATCTGGGGCAGGTTATTCTGGAAGGCAGTGCGATTCCCAATACCGGCATACCGGGGGAAGTCGGCGGCTACACGATTGAGCGGGTGATTCGTTCGCCGCGCGCCGGCGTCTTCAAAAGCGACAGGAAGATCGGCGCTTTGGTGCAGGCGGGCGACGTGCTTGGCTGGGTGGACGAAGAACCGGTATTGGCGACAATCAGCGGCGTGCTGCGCGGCTTGCTGCAGGACGGACTGAGCGTGCCGGCCGATTTCAAGATCGGCGATATCGACCCGCGCTGCGCAGTGGAACATTGCTTTACCGTCTCGGATAAAGCGAGAGCGATCGGCGGCGGCGTATTGGAAGCGCTGCTGCGTTTGGCAAGAGAGAAACGAACGAAAAATTGGGGCGTAAAACAGGACGGGAGATAGAAGGATGGCGCAAATCTGGCGGGATATCCTGGCGGCGCTGCCGCAGCCGAGGCTGGTCACGCTGGTCGGCGGCGGCGGCAAGACCTCGCTGCTTTATCATCTGCAGATGGTCTGTCGGCAAGAGGCTTGGCCTGCCGTGGCGACCAGCACGACGAAAATGGCGGCCGCGCCGTCACCCTGGCGTGCGTATCGCCCGGTCGGCAGCGAAGAGGAATTATGCGCGGCCGCCGCGCAGGCGGAAGAAAATGCGCTGATCGCCGAAGGCCAAGCGGCTCTGCACGGCAAAGTTGACGGCTTGCCGCAGGAATGGATCGCCAATGCGGCTCGGCGGATGCCGGACACCTACTTTCTTGTCGAAGGAGACGGTTCTGCCGGACGGTCGCTAAAGGGACACCTGGCGCATGAACCGGTGATTCCGGGCAATAGCAGCCTGGTCATCTTCGTGCTCGGGCTCGAT
This genomic window contains:
- a CDS encoding response regulator, translated to MINVLIVEDDPMVAEFNKQYVALVEGFQVVAVARSGDEALALLKEHDIDLVLLDIFMPGKTGIELLTAIRLQGLPTDAIVVSAACDQKHILAATRLGAVDYLIKPFEFERLQESLNAYREWATAVTSQPTVRQSDVDQLRQRKEQSFPQQVPKGIDRKTLQTVWHRIKQSGGQSFSTEELANLVGLTRISMRKYLEFIKQLDLLEHEISYGSVGRPIYKYRCLNPNSPLITRYF
- the dcuS gene encoding DcuS/MalK family sensor histidine kinase codes for the protein MPHHKKRLKLNVTIGLFVCLVVAFSLMVTDLIVSKQVAANTHQELVDRSRMVASIMANSITVIECLSGLDDEGDIQIFANRILKKANVQFVTVMDMNRVRKSHPDPENIGKVYELSDADPAFAGQETISTASGSLGPSLRTFVPVFGPDGRQIGVVLVGILLNEVEQAVDVSRAGVFVGIYLGMFVGLSGALLLANHIKKAMFGLEPSEIAQLLEERNAMLQATREGMIAIDGEGRVTLVNSAAMKLLAAVGIRHDIRGENVEECIPNTRLYEVLVNGNPEYDHEQNLHGVTWLTNRVPVRVSGRIVGAISTFRDMTEITTLAQKLVGIQNYAEALRSQTHEFMNKLHVILGMVRLGKFDHIQPYVSQIAQHYQVEVGSVIRRIKDPVLAGFILGKISRGRELNVLLQLQEASSLPEAASEETVHDLITILGNLIDNAMEALQDADEKNIRLELTHQDACLTARISDSGPGIPLAMQPRIFDHGFSSKGPNRGIGLHLALNSALRLGGNIQIERSDANGTTFVVQLPYPEKGGPEID
- a CDS encoding SIMPL domain-containing protein produces the protein MKRYLKYGIAMVLGLLLFIPATSQASEAKTITVQGQAQFYLQPDRADIEIAVQSNGATLAEAQNENARIAQAVQNKLLALGVERDQIQTSHFNVYPVYSDANGHRPGEISGYQVSNAVSVKLQDVALVGPVIDGALSSGATQISNLRFGKKDEMHWKQSALQSAVKDAMGKAEAIAGALNRPIIGPLSVSESSVHFGGNENTRDYMMFKASAMRERTPIETGLIQVQATVNLVVEI
- a CDS encoding HAMP domain-containing methyl-accepting chemotaxis protein, whose protein sequence is MGSKMSLMKKMLLCFSAVVLVSLLAFAFVIYSTVQIDKAVNETRQEALPRLLQTAAIARNTENMFASLRGFLLSADAVSLENYRRVTAENEKFSKELLEAARTDEGKKVVGELIAMQKRYADIAEKQVIVLKQAGKDQEAIVLMNGELTTLGRGLRQKAKEYMDLRENQINSAMLASTQACNVAKSVALGGGALSVLLGLSIGAYTARNIARKIRSMAEAAEQIAKGDLTVEIEAKSGDEIGLLAGSLGLMVHSLRTLAKEMRNNADHLAASSQELMSSAEQSADAANQVAQSVTDVAAGGAVQMTRSAEATETVRQMSGGIESIAVNTTNVAETADQTAGAAYEGKMAVEKAAAQMDNIEKVVNESAQMVGRLGERSKTIGKIVDTISGIASQTNLLALNAAIEAARAGEQGRGFAVVADEVRKLAEQSQEAAKQISDLINEIQGDTELAVSAMGSGTQEVKRGTEVVAAAGVSFEKIRQLVEKVSDEMRDVSAAIEELAGGSQAVVQAVSEIGEVTKDTALQTETISAASEEQSATMEEIAIASKTLAKMAESLQSAVGVFKT
- the yqeB gene encoding selenium-dependent molybdenum cofactor biosynthesis protein YqeB; protein product: MKQQLILIKGAGDMASGIACRLFHSGFSVVMTDLAAPTVIRRTVSFAQAVFEGSMTVEGIRGRLAVLSEIEKVIRAGEIPVVVDPDGAAAALLKPWAVVDAILAKKNLGTERMQAEIVIGVGPGFTAGEDVDAVIETKRGHYLGQVILEGSAIPNTGIPGEVGGYTIERVIRSPRAGVFKSDRKIGALVQAGDVLGWVDEEPVLATISGVLRGLLQDGLSVPADFKIGDIDPRCAVEHCFTVSDKARAIGGGVLEALLRLAREKRTKNWGVKQDGR
- the yqeC gene encoding selenium cofactor biosynthesis protein YqeC; this encodes MAQIWRDILAALPQPRLVTLVGGGGKTSLLYHLQMVCRQEAWPAVATSTTKMAAAPSPWRAYRPVGSEEELCAAAAQAEENALIAEGQAALHGKVDGLPQEWIANAARRMPDTYFLVEGDGSAGRSLKGHLAHEPVIPGNSSLVIFVLGLDAIGQILDERSVHRPQRVAELAALSLGAILDEERICALLLQPEGWLKNCPDGCALVIYLNKSDLPGAQAKAARLAALLKKTWGARLQQVVSGSLREGTFCLE